Within the Luteimonas sp. JM171 genome, the region CCACGTCGGTGAGCAGCAGCACCACGGCGGTGGCCGGGGCGGTCTGGATCACCTGCCCCACCACGCCACCCGCATCGATCACCGTCTGCCCCTGGCCGACGCCGTCGCGGCTGCCGGCGCGCAGTACCAGCCGCTGCCGGGTCGGGTCCAGGTCGATGTCGAGGATGGGCGCCAGCTGCACGTCCAGCCCGCCGCTGCCGGCCGCGCCCAGCAGCTGCCGCAGGTGGGTGTTCTCCTCGGCCGCTGCCTGCAGCCGCGCCAGGCGCGCGTTGGCCACCAGCAGCTCGTTGCGCAGGCGGTGGTTGTCCTCGCTCAGCAGCGAGCGGGTGACGGCGTCCTCGCGCACGCTGCGCGCCAGCCGCGAAGGCAGGCCGGCCAGCCACCAGACCGGCTGCATCGCCACCCCCGCGTGGGCGCGGACCTGGTCCAGCCAGCCGCCGCGGTGGTCGGCGATGATCAGGGCGATCGAGACCGCCAGCAGGGCCAGCAGGCGCAGCGTCCCCGTGACGTCACCGGAACGTTGGGTGGCGGGACTGGCGAAAGAGGGCACGAATAATGCGCGGCGTCAGGTCGGTGGCTGGAACGGCAGGGCAGCCGCGGCGGCGTCCCCTGCGCGGCAACTGTCAACTATCGCATGGCCCGTGGCCCCCTGTGGCCCGGCGCGGGGTCAGTCGGAGGAGAAGAACTCGTTGCCGTGCATGTCCAGCAGCTCCAGCGCGCGTCCACCGCCGCGGGCCACGCAGGTCAGCGGGTCTTCGGCGATCTGCACGTGCAGGCCGGTTTCCTGGCTGAGCAGCTTGTCCAGGTCCTTCAGCAGCGCGCCGCCGCCGGTGAGCACGATGCCGCGCTCGGCCACGTCCGCGCTGAGCTCCGGCGGGGTCTGCTCCAGCGCCTGGCGCACCGCCTCGACGATGCCGGCCAGCGGTTCGCGCAGGGCATCGAGCACCTCGCTGGACTTGATGGTGATCACCTTCGGCACGCCCTCGGCCAGGTGACGGCCGGAGATCTCGGTCTCGGTGTTCTCTTCCTGCGGGCAGGCGCAGCCGATCTCCAGCTTCACCCGCTCGGCGGTGGCGTCGCCGATCAGCATGCCGTGGTTGCGCCGCACGTAGTTGATGATCGACTCGTCGAAGCGGTCGCCGCCCACCCGCGCGGACTGCGAATAGACCACGCCGTTGAGCGCAATCACCGCGACCTCGGTGGTGCCGCCGCCCACGTCCACCACCATGGAGCCGCGCGCCTCGGTGACCGGCATGCCGGCGCCGATCGCGGCGGCCATGGGCTCCTCGATCAGGGACACGTCGCGGGCGCCGGCCTCCAGCGCGGAGTCCTTGATCGCGCGCTTCTCCACCTGGGTGGAGCCGGCCGGCACGCAGATCAGCACCCGCGGGCTGGGGCGCAGGAAACGGCTCTTGTGCACCTTGCGGATGAAATGCTTGAGCATTTCCTCGGTGTAGGTGAAGTCGGCGATCACCCCGTCCTTCATCGGCCGGTGGGTGGT harbors:
- the mreC gene encoding rod shape-determining protein MreC, which gives rise to MPSFASPATQRSGDVTGTLRLLALLAVSIALIIADHRGGWLDQVRAHAGVAMQPVWWLAGLPSRLARSVREDAVTRSLLSEDNHRLRNELLVANARLARLQAAAEENTHLRQLLGAAGSGGLDVQLAPILDIDLDPTRQRLVLRAGSRDGVGQGQTVIDAGGVVGQVIQTAPATAVVLLLTDVDHAVPVMVARTGVRLVAFGQGRSDALRLPNVPLSSDVRVGDELVTSGLGGRFPAGFPVGTITALAPDDSRAFLVGSVDPAARLDRGRDVLLLRELAPAPAVPPAVEASRSAQGAGAEEPASADAVPADASPEDAP
- a CDS encoding rod shape-determining protein, translating into MFKKFRGMFSNDLSIDLGTANTLIFVRGQGIVLNEPSVVAVRQGSGGQKTVAAVGTEAKQMLGRTPGNITTHRPMKDGVIADFTYTEEMLKHFIRKVHKSRFLRPSPRVLICVPAGSTQVEKRAIKDSALEAGARDVSLIEEPMAAAIGAGMPVTEARGSMVVDVGGGTTEVAVIALNGVVYSQSARVGGDRFDESIINYVRRNHGMLIGDATAERVKLEIGCACPQEENTETEISGRHLAEGVPKVITIKSSEVLDALREPLAGIVEAVRQALEQTPPELSADVAERGIVLTGGGALLKDLDKLLSQETGLHVQIAEDPLTCVARGGGRALELLDMHGNEFFSSD